A genomic window from Candidatus Dormiibacterota bacterium includes:
- a CDS encoding 2-hydroxyacyl-CoA dehydratase family protein, translating into MADLQYQGHLHNLQKELMAEYYADLTASAEGSGVPAAYLLIGGNPVELLRAFDILPVFPEVNALQLAVRKQSLPHIQAAEFMGYSSDNCAYVKADIGMYFAGRKTPFATIPEPTLLLCNYVGCNVYLDWFGHLSEYTGRPAFQLDIPFIRTQSGTPSRDDIIYVLRQLERLVELCEEITGKRLDQDRLRESVRLSSETGALWSKIKHLTKQAPAPYDAYFDSVTMMAPLYCLRGTPQGLRFFETAYAELAEKAAAGVGPLETERFRYVIEGPPPWPHLRTFRDMFSRWNAVAVASTYSTVGGLWEFGFVHDPDHPMESIARHLLEWNLTNRNFLQRYAQIERYLEEWNASALVIHSVKSCRLFSAGQGDMREYFTKRGIPTLLVESDLEDPRYFSEAQMRNRIDAFFESVGHRTAVQGASS; encoded by the coding sequence ATGGCAGATCTTCAGTACCAAGGGCATCTGCACAATCTGCAAAAAGAATTGATGGCAGAGTACTATGCCGACCTGACCGCGTCGGCCGAAGGCAGCGGTGTGCCGGCGGCCTACCTCCTCATCGGCGGAAACCCGGTCGAGTTACTGCGCGCCTTCGATATCCTTCCCGTCTTTCCCGAAGTCAATGCCTTGCAGTTGGCCGTGCGCAAACAGTCGTTGCCGCATATCCAGGCCGCGGAATTCATGGGCTACTCATCGGACAACTGCGCGTACGTGAAGGCCGACATCGGCATGTATTTCGCCGGCCGCAAGACGCCCTTCGCAACGATCCCGGAACCGACGTTGCTACTCTGCAACTACGTCGGCTGTAACGTCTATTTAGATTGGTTCGGGCATCTCTCGGAATACACGGGACGTCCGGCTTTCCAACTGGACATCCCGTTCATACGGACGCAATCCGGCACGCCGTCGCGTGACGACATCATCTACGTTCTCCGCCAGCTCGAGCGTTTGGTAGAACTCTGCGAAGAGATCACCGGCAAGCGGCTCGATCAGGATCGGCTGCGTGAATCGGTGCGTCTGTCATCGGAAACCGGCGCCCTTTGGTCCAAGATCAAGCACCTCACGAAGCAGGCTCCCGCACCCTACGACGCCTACTTCGATTCGGTCACGATGATGGCGCCGTTATATTGCTTGCGCGGCACGCCGCAGGGGCTCCGCTTCTTTGAGACGGCGTATGCGGAACTCGCCGAAAAAGCTGCGGCCGGCGTCGGGCCGCTCGAAACCGAACGTTTCCGGTACGTCATCGAAGGGCCGCCTCCGTGGCCCCACCTGCGAACCTTCCGGGATATGTTCTCACGCTGGAACGCGGTTGCGGTCGCTTCGACGTACTCTACGGTCGGTGGACTCTGGGAGTTCGGCTTCGTTCACGATCCCGATCACCCGATGGAGTCGATCGCACGGCACCTGCTCGAATGGAATCTCACCAATCGCAACTTCCTCCAGCGCTATGCGCAAATCGAGCGCTACCTCGAGGAATGGAACGCCTCCGCCCTGGTCATTCACTCGGTGAAGAGCTGCCGCTTGTTCTCAGCGGGCCAAGGCGACATGCGCGAGTACTTCACCAAACGCGGCATCCCAACGCTTCTCGTCGAGTCGGATCTCGAGGACCCGCGCTATTTCTCCGAAGCGCAGATGCGCAATCGCATCGACGCCTTTTTCGAATCGGTGGGGCACCGCACCGCGGTGCAAGGAGCCAGCTCATGA
- a CDS encoding 2-hydroxyacyl-CoA dehydratase has product MNTPVLQESLEELVERCTLAVETPGFAEAEAWKREAPCRAIAGCFPVYSPVELFHAAGMLPVGLAGGGNRMEIAHADSRFQSFVCSIVKSTLEQGMTGALSSFDALIFHSICDPARNLASVYARNFPDQKVEYIHFPQNLGTPEATGYLAREYERVMVSMSELTGRQVSFDDVRASISTYNQVRSVIRDLYAIRSDTPHLLKTRELYPLVRYGHLVPPERHLEVLLRAREGILAREGRPKDRIRALLVGSFCEQPPLDLIAAIEDAGCYLVDDDFLQGRRWFTRDVDAEADDPYYALADAYVDRSVPCAVKHDIRTSKADALVERARVHRADAVIVLCAKFCEPALFEYPLYRKALQAAALPHISLEFEEKMWVFDRIKTEIETFVESLLFS; this is encoded by the coding sequence ATGAATACGCCGGTACTCCAGGAATCTCTGGAAGAACTCGTCGAGCGTTGCACGCTAGCCGTCGAAACGCCCGGTTTCGCCGAGGCGGAGGCGTGGAAACGCGAGGCTCCATGCCGCGCGATCGCCGGTTGTTTCCCGGTATACTCACCGGTCGAACTCTTTCATGCGGCGGGAATGTTACCGGTCGGGCTAGCCGGCGGTGGAAACCGGATGGAAATCGCGCATGCGGATTCGCGGTTTCAGTCCTTCGTCTGCTCGATCGTCAAGAGTACGCTCGAACAGGGCATGACCGGCGCGCTCTCATCCTTCGACGCGCTGATCTTTCACTCTATCTGCGACCCTGCGCGCAATCTTGCCAGCGTCTATGCGCGCAACTTCCCCGATCAAAAAGTCGAGTACATCCACTTTCCCCAGAATCTTGGCACGCCCGAGGCGACGGGGTATTTGGCGCGGGAGTACGAGCGAGTCATGGTGTCGATGTCCGAATTGACCGGTCGACAAGTCTCGTTCGACGATGTGCGCGCAAGCATTTCCACCTACAACCAGGTGCGTTCCGTCATTCGCGATTTGTATGCGATTCGCAGCGATACGCCGCACTTGCTCAAGACGCGGGAGCTTTACCCGCTCGTGCGCTACGGGCACCTGGTGCCGCCCGAACGGCACCTCGAGGTGCTGCTGCGCGCGCGCGAGGGAATCTTGGCGCGCGAGGGACGGCCCAAAGATCGCATCCGGGCTCTCCTCGTCGGCTCGTTTTGCGAGCAACCTCCGCTCGACCTCATCGCCGCCATCGAAGACGCCGGCTGCTACCTCGTGGACGACGACTTCCTCCAGGGGCGCCGGTGGTTCACCCGTGATGTCGACGCCGAAGCGGACGACCCATACTACGCGCTCGCCGACGCCTACGTCGACCGGAGCGTTCCCTGTGCAGTCAAACACGATATTCGCACCTCGAAAGCCGATGCGCTGGTCGAGCGCGCGCGAGTTCATCGCGCCGACGCCGTCATCGTACTCTGCGCGAAGTTCTGCGAACCGGCGCTCTTCGAATATCCGCTCTATCGCAAAGCGCTCCAAGCCGCAGCGCTTCCCCACATCTCTCTTGAGTTCGAAGAAAAGATGTGGGTTTTCGATCGTATCAAGACGGAGATCGAAACCTTCGTCGAGTCGCTGCTATTCAGCTAG